Below is a window of Veillonella rodentium DNA.
TTCACAGCTGTTCCCGAAAAAATGCAGAAACAGTTGCTGAATCCGGCTTATGAGGCATTACGAGAGGGATTGATCGATGGGATACGCTGCTCTACAAGGCCTGATGCGGTAGGGATGGAATCCATTGCTTTATTGCAGTCTTATGGTGTACGGACCGTAGAGATTGGCGTTCAGTCCATGAATGAAAAGATTTTAACAGATGCTAAGCGTGGACATACGGCAGAAGAAGTAATCAGTGCAGTACAACGTCTGAAACGATACGATATGATCATTGGTGTACAGCTATTGCCGGGTCTCAAAGGAGAAACGTGGGGGACTTTGTTGGAAACCGCCGTTAAGGTAGTGCAGTTACAACCGGATTTTGTACGGATTTATCCCGTACTGGTCATTGATAATACGGAATTGGCAGATCAATATCGCGCAGGTGACTATACGCCTCTCAGCACGGAACAGGCCATAGAATACTGTGCATTTCTCAAGGAATGGTTTGAGCGTCATCATATCGATGTCATTCGTACCGGATTGCAGAGTACTGATGAACTTGATTCCGGTGAAAGCTTAGTGGCCGGACCGTATGAGCCCGCTATGGGTGAACTGGTGGTGAATGAACAATTCAAGCAACGTATAGAGCACTGTATTGATGAACATATGCTACCGATTCTGACAGTTCGAATTACATACCCTCGCCGCTTGACATCTAAGGTGCGAGGCCTTAACAATCGAAACGTTAAATACTTTCAGAATCAGTATCCGCAGTATGCATTTGAATGGTGCGAAGATAGCACGAGAAATACAGTGTGTTGCTGTATTGATGGCCTACAATATATGTTATAATTAAAGATATGATTATTCGGGATTGTTAGCAGAAAGGAGGCAGTCATGCAATTACTTCGGTTGGAATTAAAGGGCTTTAAATCGTTTGCGGATAAAACGATTGTAAAATTCTCACCAGGAATGACTGCCGTTATTGGTCCTAACGGAAGTGGTAAAAGTAATATTACGGATGCTATGAAATGGGTATTGGGAGAATCCAATGTCCGTAATTTGCGCGGTCAAAAAGCGGAGGATATCATTTTCTCCGGTACGGAAAAACGTAAACCGATGAGTTCCGCTGAGGTTACGCTCGTTTTTGATAACAGTGATCATCAGCTCGATCTCGACATGGCCGAGGTGGCGATTACACGCCGTATTTATCGTACCGGTGAAAGCGAGTTTCTCATCAATAAACGATCTTGTCGTTTAAAGGATATCCATCTTTTATTAGCTGATACGGGCCTCGGAAAGGATTCGATGGCCATCATCGGTCAAAATCGTATCGATGCGATTCTGAACAGTAAGCCGGAAGAGCGTCGTATTATTTTTGAAGATGTGGCCGGGATTTCCCGTTTTAAAATTAATAAGGAAGATGCACTTCGCCGTATTGCAAGCACAGACCGTAATATGGAACGTGTGCGCGATGTGATGGCGACAATCGAGGAGCAGATGGATCCATTGGCGGAGAAGGCCGAAAAGACTAAAACGTATATGGCTCTCAGTCGTACAAAACGAGATTATGATGGCGCTTTGGGCTTTCATAATTATAAAACTTCGGACCGTCTGCTCACGAGATTTGAAAATGATAATATATCCTTTAAGGACGAGGAGATTGAACTACAAACGGAGCTGGCTAAATTAGAAGCACGCCGTCATATGTTACAGTCTTCATCCTCAAAGGAGCAGGAACAGTTAAAACTGTGGGAAACTCAGTACACGGAAAAGCAACGTGATGAAGAACGCTTGTCCGGACAGTTGCGTCTTCTGGAGGAACAGTTAAAGACGGCGCATCGCGAGTTGGACGAAATGACTATGCGTATTAATGAATTGGAAGCAACGCAAAAGGGCGAGGAGCAACAATTACGCATTTTAGATCAACTTTTACAAGATGAAGGAGATCAACTGTCTGAAAAGGAAGAACAGTTAGAGAAATTGGAAGCCGCCTATAATTCTGCTGTTGAAGCTGTATCTACAGAACAGGAGAGGTTTCAATCCTTGCAGTCTGATCGTGATACCTTTGAGAAACGTCAGTTAGAAGTGGTCAGTGCGATTGAAACGGCTAAGGCCGGATTGCGCAGCCTGGAAGCTCGTAAGGCAGAATGTGTTGCTCAATGCAGCGTGCTGGAGACTGAAATCGGTCAGGTAGAAAAAGAGCTCCATGTCGCTCGTGCCGAGTATGAACAATTAGGTCAGGATTTCAAAACCTTATCGGCTCAACGTGAAGCGCTCATAGAACGTGCGAAAAATGCATCTGTACAGATACGAGAAGGTCAAAAAGAATTACAGAAGCTGCGCACGCAGGAGCAGCGCACGAAAGGCCGATTGGAACTGTTGGCTCAATGGGAAGAGCAGCATGAAGGTTATTTGGAAGGGACCAAGAATATTCTGAACGGAAAAGGTTCATGGCGAAGTCAAATAACAGGCGCCGTCGGTGATCTTTTTACCGTAGAGGATAAGTTTACGACGGCTATCGAGACGGCTTTAGGCGGCAGCGTGAATCATGTGGTTACGACTACTGCGCGGGCTGCATCGGATGGGGTTAATTATTTAAAATCCATGCAAGGCGGTCGTGTTACCTTTTTGCCTATGGATTCCGTAAAAGGAAAGCCTTATGATACACCGGCTCTCACTGAATCCTGTGTACTGGGAACGGCTGTTGACTGTATTTCCTTTGATAATCAATATGCTCATATCTTTCAATATTTATTGGGACGAACATTGGTGGTTACATCCATGGATGATGCCATTGGGTTGCAGAAAAAATACCACCACCAGTTGCGTATCGTTACGTTAACCGGTGAACAGTTTCAACCGGGCGGCTCTTTAACGGGCGGGGTTACAAAGCGGAAACGTGCATCCGTTATGAGCCGTAAGGAAGAAGCAGCTACTTTAGAACGTGAATTAGAGCATATCAGAGAGCGGATCCGGAGCTTGACATCGAATTTAGAGCGTCTTGAGTCCTCCGTCGAAGAGATGGAAAAGGAACGAATTGGTCTTGATGAACGGTACCAACATACGAATTTACTTTATGTGGCGGGAGAAACAAAGGTTCAGAATATACAGAATCAAGTGGACCGTAAGCGACGTGTCCTTAATGCCGAACAAGAGCGGTTGGTACAAATCGATATCGATTCGGCTACGACACAAGCAAATTTGAAACAACAGGAACAGACCTTGGAAAGCCTGCAGGCATCTCACGGTGTAGATGGCAATCAAGGTGCCTTAATGGATCGATTAACGAGTTTGCAAAAGGTGCAGCAGGAAGCTTATGAAGCTTTCACGGAAGTACGACTTACATGTGATACACTGAGACAGAACATTAAGGAGCGACAAAGCCAGCGCGAACAACGGACTCAGTCTATTGAAAGTATCGCTGCCCGATTGGTACCGTTAAAGGAATTACTGGCGAGCACGCTTATTCGCTGTGAAGAGGAGTTGCCGAAGACTCAAGAGTTGATACAGTCGGAATTGCAGGCTGTTATCGAAGAGGTAGAGCGTTTGCGTATATTGCGCGATGAAGCGTATGATAAAACCTCTACAGGTCGAGAGGAATTGGAATCTATCTTAAGTGAACAGGATCGATTGAATCAACGGTACAAAGTTGTTCAGTCCCGTCTTGTCGATATGGAAGGTAAAATTACTCGTCATCGCATGGATTGTGAGCGATATGTAGAGGAACTGCAAGAGTTAGGCTTCACCTTGGAAGATGCCCAAGGTATCCGATTGGAAGGTTCCGTGTCGGACTGGAAGGATGAACAGGCTCGTTTGATGGCGGAAATCGCCGAATTGGGTCCTGTGAATCCGAATGCGGTTGAAGAGTATGAAGAAACAAAGACTCGATACGACTTTTTAACGAATCAGCTGTCTGATCTGGAGACGGCGAAGGCTCAGCTGCAAGCTGTTATCGCTGAAATGGATAAAGCCATGAGTACACAGCTGTATGATGTATTGGATGTGGTCGGCAAGGGATTTCAGGATGTATTCAGTCAATTATTCGGTGGCGGGACGGCTCAAATTGTATTAACCGATCCGGAAAATATTTTGACGGGCGGCATTGATTTTTATATACAACCGCCTGGGAAGAAGCGCCAGCAATTGACGTTGTTATCGGGTGGTGAACGGGCTCTTACCGTTATCGCATTATTGTTCTCATTCCTCAACTATCGTCCGGCACCGTTCTGTGTACTTGACGAAGTTGATGCCGCATTGGATGAAGCAAATGTAGATCGATTCAGTTCGTATCTGAATCGTATAAATAAAGAAACGCAGTTTATTGTCGTAACTCATCGCAAGAAAACAATGGAAGCCGCCGAAGTATTACAGGGCGTGACCATGGTGGAACGCGGGGTATCGCGATTATTGACGGTTTCATTTGAAGATGTGAAGGAGGATCTGGCATAATGGCATTTGGATTCTTTGATAAAATTAAGGACGGCTTGGAGAAAACTCGTAAGTCCTTTGTCAAAAATGTTGAAAGCATTATCATCGGTTATGCTCAAATCGATGATGACTTTCTTGATGATTTAGAGGCGGTTATGCTTACGGGTGATCTCGGTCCGAAAACGACGGAATACCTGATGAAAGAAATCCGTCGCGGCGTAACGGAAGGCATCATCAACAATACAGGTGATGTTATGCCTTTTATGGAGGACCGTATCACGGAAATGCTCGTCGATCAGGAGGATGAAATTACATTACATCATCCGGAGGTGATCCTCGTCGTAGGTGTTAACGGCGTCGGGAAGACGACGACCATCGCAAAATTGGCAAACTACTATACGAAGGAAGGAAAGAAGGTCATCATCGCGGCGGGGGATACGTTCAGAGCCGCTGCGGCAGATCAACTGTCCATTTGGGCGGATCGCGTAGGTGTACCAATTGTCAAGCATAAGGAAGGGGCCGATCCTGCAGCTGTTGTATATGATGCAATGGAGGCGGCAAAGGCCCGGAATGCGGACCTTGTCATCGTCGATACGGCGGGGCGTTTACATACGAAGGTTAACCTTATGGAAGAACTTAAAAAGATGGGACGCGTAGCTAATAATCATGTGGAAGGGGCTCCGCATCAGACGTTGCTTGTCCTTGACGGTACGACAGGTCAAAATGCTGTCAGTCAGGCAAAATTATTCGGACAAGCAGTTCCCGTGAACGGTATCGTCGTAACAAAACTTGACGGTACAGCCAAAGGCGGTGTCGTTATTTCCATTAAAGAAGAGTTGGGCGTACCGGTTCGTTGGATTGGCGTTGGTGAAGGCATGGATGATTTACGTCCGTTTAATGCGAAGGAATTCGCTAACGCATTATTTAATAAAGGAATGATTCAAGGTGACAAATAAATTTAACCGGGAATTCTTACTTGAATATGTAGAATCGGAAAATAAGTCAAATGAATATAATGTAAGCTTGGATAATATGAACAAGATCATCGATTTAATTGAATATTTCGGCATAGAGTTATATCGTCCTATTACGCGTTTACTGTTATCAAATTGGAATGAAATTACGGAGCGTATTAATAACTATACGCCTGAAGAATGGAAGATGGCGGAGTCAATTCAGACATCGACCCCATCATTAGATCGATTTTCCATTGCCATGCTCATCGAAGTATTGGAGGGGGAAGATACCTTAAGTCAAAGTGAGAATGCGGGGCGGCGCTTAAGTGACGAAGAATTACGCGCCATCCGTAAGCATCAGGATGAACAGTAATGAAACACAATACATATAACCATGAAGGGGGCCAGCCGTTTAAGGTAGAGGCGCCCTTTATACCTACGGGGGATCAGCCGGGTGCTATTGCATCTCTTACGGAAGGAATTGAACGTGGTGAATGGGCGCAGGTGTTATTAGGCGCAACGGGTACCGGTAAAACATTTACCATGGCCAAGGTCATTGAAGCGGTGCAGAAACCGACGCTTATCATCGCGCATAATAAGACGTTGGCGGCTCAATTAGCCAGTGAATTCAAAAGCTTTTTTCCTAATAATGCGGTTGAATATTTCGTATCTTATTATGATTTTTATCAGCCGGAAGCATATATTCCGTCCAGCGATACCTATATTGAAAAGGATGCTTCCATCAATGATGAAATCGATAAATTACGACATAGTGCTACGATGAGCTTATTTGAGCGTCGCGATGTCATTATTGTCGCTTCTGTAAGCTGTATTTACGGCTTGGGGGACCCTGAGGATTATTCGGATCTC
It encodes the following:
- a CDS encoding elongator complex protein 3, encoding MKPYGMIPFFIPHLGCPYICTFCNQSRITGQSEISHLTADYIRKTIEDYVGDKRRDKFWEVAFYGGSFTAVPEKMQKQLLNPAYEALREGLIDGIRCSTRPDAVGMESIALLQSYGVRTVEIGVQSMNEKILTDAKRGHTAEEVISAVQRLKRYDMIIGVQLLPGLKGETWGTLLETAVKVVQLQPDFVRIYPVLVIDNTELADQYRAGDYTPLSTEQAIEYCAFLKEWFERHHIDVIRTGLQSTDELDSGESLVAGPYEPAMGELVVNEQFKQRIEHCIDEHMLPILTVRITYPRRLTSKVRGLNNRNVKYFQNQYPQYAFEWCEDSTRNTVCCCIDGLQYML
- the smc gene encoding chromosome segregation protein SMC, with protein sequence MQLLRLELKGFKSFADKTIVKFSPGMTAVIGPNGSGKSNITDAMKWVLGESNVRNLRGQKAEDIIFSGTEKRKPMSSAEVTLVFDNSDHQLDLDMAEVAITRRIYRTGESEFLINKRSCRLKDIHLLLADTGLGKDSMAIIGQNRIDAILNSKPEERRIIFEDVAGISRFKINKEDALRRIASTDRNMERVRDVMATIEEQMDPLAEKAEKTKTYMALSRTKRDYDGALGFHNYKTSDRLLTRFENDNISFKDEEIELQTELAKLEARRHMLQSSSSKEQEQLKLWETQYTEKQRDEERLSGQLRLLEEQLKTAHRELDEMTMRINELEATQKGEEQQLRILDQLLQDEGDQLSEKEEQLEKLEAAYNSAVEAVSTEQERFQSLQSDRDTFEKRQLEVVSAIETAKAGLRSLEARKAECVAQCSVLETEIGQVEKELHVARAEYEQLGQDFKTLSAQREALIERAKNASVQIREGQKELQKLRTQEQRTKGRLELLAQWEEQHEGYLEGTKNILNGKGSWRSQITGAVGDLFTVEDKFTTAIETALGGSVNHVVTTTARAASDGVNYLKSMQGGRVTFLPMDSVKGKPYDTPALTESCVLGTAVDCISFDNQYAHIFQYLLGRTLVVTSMDDAIGLQKKYHHQLRIVTLTGEQFQPGGSLTGGVTKRKRASVMSRKEEAATLERELEHIRERIRSLTSNLERLESSVEEMEKERIGLDERYQHTNLLYVAGETKVQNIQNQVDRKRRVLNAEQERLVQIDIDSATTQANLKQQEQTLESLQASHGVDGNQGALMDRLTSLQKVQQEAYEAFTEVRLTCDTLRQNIKERQSQREQRTQSIESIAARLVPLKELLASTLIRCEEELPKTQELIQSELQAVIEEVERLRILRDEAYDKTSTGREELESILSEQDRLNQRYKVVQSRLVDMEGKITRHRMDCERYVEELQELGFTLEDAQGIRLEGSVSDWKDEQARLMAEIAELGPVNPNAVEEYEETKTRYDFLTNQLSDLETAKAQLQAVIAEMDKAMSTQLYDVLDVVGKGFQDVFSQLFGGGTAQIVLTDPENILTGGIDFYIQPPGKKRQQLTLLSGGERALTVIALLFSFLNYRPAPFCVLDEVDAALDEANVDRFSSYLNRINKETQFIVVTHRKKTMEAAEVLQGVTMVERGVSRLLTVSFEDVKEDLA
- the ftsY gene encoding signal recognition particle-docking protein FtsY; protein product: MAFGFFDKIKDGLEKTRKSFVKNVESIIIGYAQIDDDFLDDLEAVMLTGDLGPKTTEYLMKEIRRGVTEGIINNTGDVMPFMEDRITEMLVDQEDEITLHHPEVILVVGVNGVGKTTTIAKLANYYTKEGKKVIIAAGDTFRAAAADQLSIWADRVGVPIVKHKEGADPAAVVYDAMEAAKARNADLVIVDTAGRLHTKVNLMEELKKMGRVANNHVEGAPHQTLLVLDGTTGQNAVSQAKLFGQAVPVNGIVVTKLDGTAKGGVVISIKEELGVPVRWIGVGEGMDDLRPFNAKEFANALFNKGMIQGDK